A single genomic interval of Saccharothrix saharensis harbors:
- a CDS encoding HhH-GPD-type base excision DNA repair protein, with product MPRKLRLTGDPAADKLLSEDPFALLTGLLLDQQFPMEHAFAGPRKIADRMAGFSIEKIARTDVDEFVELCVQPPAIHRYGGSMARRVHALALHVIEHYDGKAANIWKAGKPDGREVLKRVKALPGFGDQKARIFVALLGKQLGVTPDGWREAAGAYGEEGSRRSIADVTSAETLAEVRAFKKAAKAAVKEGGGAAAGG from the coding sequence ATGCCGAGGAAGCTCCGCCTGACCGGTGACCCCGCCGCCGACAAGTTGCTGAGCGAGGATCCGTTCGCCCTGCTCACGGGATTGCTGCTGGACCAGCAGTTCCCCATGGAGCACGCCTTCGCCGGACCGCGGAAGATCGCGGATCGGATGGCGGGGTTCAGCATCGAGAAGATCGCGCGGACCGACGTGGACGAGTTCGTGGAGCTGTGCGTCCAGCCGCCCGCCATCCACCGGTACGGCGGGTCGATGGCGCGGCGCGTGCACGCGTTGGCCCTGCACGTCATCGAGCACTACGACGGCAAGGCGGCGAACATCTGGAAGGCCGGCAAGCCGGACGGCAGGGAAGTGCTCAAGCGGGTGAAGGCGTTGCCCGGGTTCGGTGACCAGAAGGCGCGGATCTTCGTCGCGTTGCTCGGCAAGCAGCTCGGGGTGACGCCGGACGGGTGGCGGGAGGCCGCGGGTGCGTACGGGGAGGAAGGGTCGCGGCGGTCGATCGCGGACGTGACGAGCGCGGAGACGTTGGCCGAGGTCCGGGCGTTCAAGAAGGCGGCGAAGGCGGCGGTCAAGGAGGGCGGCGGCGCGGCCGCCGGGGGTTAG
- a CDS encoding inositol monophosphatase family protein — translation MDSWPVPAPNLPADVHPALAATAVAASAAYGRARREFSRAQLREEVADGADGTPTMRVDAIVEAAIAEAAAAAGANLLSEEAGFLDHGSAATLVIDPVDGSANAAMGVPLSCFAGALVLDDQPVEALTVWFDTGRAWSAHAGRPTPYRTSGRTRLKGASLCMMRPKRGTEDAWMRVVDQAERVRILATTCLEAVLVAEGAVDGFADPGSDTHRLMDLIAALVTVPAAGGALLDLRGRPLSFDLDLSRRWSGIAAATPALADELITAVLG, via the coding sequence ATGGACTCCTGGCCCGTGCCCGCACCGAACCTGCCCGCCGACGTGCACCCGGCGCTCGCCGCCACCGCGGTCGCCGCGTCGGCCGCCTACGGCCGGGCCCGGCGCGAGTTCAGCCGCGCGCAGTTGCGCGAGGAGGTCGCCGACGGCGCGGACGGCACGCCCACCATGCGGGTCGACGCGATCGTGGAGGCCGCGATCGCCGAGGCCGCCGCGGCGGCGGGGGCGAACCTGCTGTCCGAGGAGGCCGGGTTCCTCGACCACGGGTCGGCCGCCACCCTCGTGATCGACCCGGTGGACGGTTCCGCGAACGCCGCCATGGGCGTGCCGCTCTCGTGCTTCGCGGGTGCTCTCGTGCTCGACGACCAGCCGGTGGAAGCCCTCACGGTGTGGTTCGACACGGGCCGGGCCTGGTCGGCCCACGCGGGTCGGCCCACGCCCTACCGCACCAGCGGCCGCACGCGGCTCAAGGGCGCGTCGCTGTGCATGATGCGGCCCAAGCGCGGCACCGAGGACGCCTGGATGCGCGTGGTGGACCAGGCCGAGCGGGTCCGCATCCTCGCCACCACGTGCCTGGAGGCGGTGCTGGTGGCCGAGGGCGCGGTGGACGGGTTCGCCGACCCCGGCTCGGACACCCACCGGCTGATGGACCTGATCGCCGCGCTCGTCACGGTGCCCGCAGCCGGGGGAGCGCTGCTGGACCTGCGCGGCCGGCCGCTGTCCTTCGACCTGGACCTGTCCCGCCGCTGGTCCGGCATCGCCGCCGCCACGCCCGCCCTGGCCGACGAGCTGATCACCGCCGTCCTGGGCTGA
- a CDS encoding malate dehydrogenase produces the protein MTRTPVNVTVTGAAGQIGYALLFRIASGHLLGPDVPVRLRLLEIPQAVKAAEGTAMELDDCAFPLLSGIDITDDAKTAFDGVNVALLVGARPRTKGMERGDLLEANGGIFKPQGEAINAGAADDVRVLVVGNPANTNALIAQQHAPDVPAERFTAMTRLDHNRALSQLAKKLGVSVTDIKKLTIWGNHSATQYPDLFHAEVKGQNAAQAVNDQAWLENEFIPTVAKRGAAIIEARGASSAASAANAAIDHVHDWVNGTAEGDWVSMAIPSDGSYGVPEGLISSFPVTVTDGEYSIVQGLEIDEFSRARIDASVAELVEERDAVKALGLI, from the coding sequence ATGACCCGCACGCCCGTGAACGTCACCGTCACCGGTGCGGCCGGCCAGATCGGCTACGCACTGCTGTTCCGCATCGCCTCCGGCCACCTCCTGGGCCCCGACGTCCCGGTGCGCCTGCGCCTGCTGGAGATCCCGCAGGCCGTCAAGGCCGCCGAGGGCACCGCGATGGAGCTGGACGACTGCGCGTTCCCGCTGCTGTCCGGCATCGACATCACCGACGACGCCAAGACCGCCTTCGACGGCGTCAACGTGGCGCTGCTGGTCGGCGCCCGCCCGCGCACGAAGGGGATGGAGCGCGGTGACCTGCTGGAGGCCAACGGCGGCATCTTCAAGCCGCAGGGTGAGGCGATCAACGCGGGCGCGGCGGACGACGTGCGCGTGCTGGTCGTCGGCAACCCGGCCAACACCAACGCCCTGATCGCCCAGCAGCACGCGCCCGACGTGCCCGCCGAGCGGTTCACCGCGATGACCCGCCTGGACCACAACCGGGCGCTGTCGCAGCTGGCGAAGAAGCTCGGGGTGTCGGTCACCGACATCAAGAAGCTCACCATCTGGGGCAACCACTCGGCCACCCAGTACCCGGACCTGTTCCACGCCGAGGTCAAGGGCCAGAACGCGGCGCAGGCCGTGAACGACCAGGCCTGGCTGGAGAACGAGTTCATCCCGACCGTGGCCAAGCGCGGCGCGGCGATCATCGAGGCGCGCGGCGCGTCCTCGGCGGCGTCGGCGGCGAACGCGGCCATCGACCACGTGCACGACTGGGTCAACGGCACCGCCGAGGGTGACTGGGTGTCGATGGCGATCCCGTCGGACGGCTCCTACGGCGTGCCGGAGGGCCTGATCTCGTCCTTCCCGGTCACCGTGACCGACGGCGAGTACTCGATCGTGCAGGGCCTGGAGATCGACGAGTTCTCCCGCGCCCGCATCGACGCCTCCGTGGCCGAGCTGGTCGAGGAGCGCGACGCGGTCAAGGCGCTGGGCCTGATCTGA
- a CDS encoding NAD(P)H-binding protein: MTVVVLGAGRGIGGEIARLLVADGREVRAVTRSGGVPAGARDVRADLMDRDATIKAVEGASLVHLAANVLYSDWTAMLPTMVENTIAAAEAAGAKIVYTDNLYAYGPVSGPLREDTPERPAGPKERLRSELGKRLRAASVPVTTCRSSDYYGPGGTGSLPGELVVKPMAAGRGAMWFWPLDLPHTFAHLSDTARATIVLGDDERADGKVWHTPAAETVTVREFIALTGRVLGNTRGPLRLPAFSVQVGALFDKRLKGSAEMDHQRTAPWVVDHSAFEATFGPFAVTPHEQAIEETARWYRR, from the coding sequence ATGACGGTGGTCGTGCTGGGTGCGGGACGGGGCATCGGCGGTGAGATCGCCCGCCTGCTGGTGGCGGACGGCCGGGAGGTCCGTGCTGTCACACGTTCAGGTGGTGTTCCGGCAGGTGCGCGGGACGTGCGCGCCGACCTGATGGACCGCGACGCCACGATCAAGGCGGTCGAGGGCGCGTCCCTGGTCCACCTGGCGGCGAACGTCCTGTACTCCGACTGGACCGCGATGCTGCCGACGATGGTGGAGAACACCATCGCCGCGGCCGAGGCCGCGGGGGCGAAGATCGTCTACACCGACAACCTCTACGCGTACGGGCCGGTGTCGGGGCCGCTGCGGGAGGACACGCCGGAACGGCCCGCGGGCCCGAAGGAACGGCTGCGCAGCGAGCTGGGCAAGCGCTTGCGGGCGGCATCGGTGCCGGTGACGACGTGCCGTTCGTCGGACTACTACGGTCCGGGCGGCACGGGCTCGCTGCCCGGCGAGCTGGTGGTCAAGCCGATGGCGGCGGGCAGGGGCGCGATGTGGTTCTGGCCGCTGGACCTGCCGCACACGTTCGCCCACCTGTCCGACACGGCCCGGGCGACGATCGTGCTGGGCGACGACGAGCGGGCCGACGGGAAGGTCTGGCACACGCCCGCGGCCGAGACGGTGACCGTGCGCGAGTTCATCGCCCTGACCGGCCGGGTGCTCGGCAACACCCGCGGGCCGCTGCGGCTGCCCGCGTTCTCGGTCCAGGTCGGCGCGCTGTTCGACAAGCGGCTGAAGGGCTCGGCCGAGATGGACCACCAGCGGACCGCGCCGTGGGTGGTGGACCACTCCGCGTTCGAGGCCACGTTCGGGCCGTTCGCCGTCACGCCGCACGAGCAGGCGATCGAGGAGACCGCGCGCTGGTACCGCCGGTGA
- a CDS encoding MFS transporter: MSARTYLLAAGAFAIGTSGYIVSGVLPAVSEELHVSHATAGQLLTAFAIAYAISSPILAALTGRWERRTLLVAALVVAALGNLLAALAPNYPLLLVARIVSALGAAVYTPAATLVATVLSPPRHRGRAVALVFGGLTFSLVLGVPAGNLLGGPLGYQGVFALIAAVSAVAAVAVRLWLPRVDAPPAVGLRQRFAPAADRRVLMVLGLTVLACLAVFSVFNYIAPLLTETAHVEGAAIGVLLGAYGLGSVLGNWGAGRLTDRFDTRKLLVVLFGCFTVVLATLPLTTTTPVSAGVALFVWGALTWSANPPIQSWLIELAPADSGLLLSLNASAIYLGVGLSGVVGGLVISWFGLLPLAPIAASLALVALVVLIFALKPRPAQEPPNALVVTSPAPGSAARQWK, translated from the coding sequence ATGTCGGCACGCACCTACCTGCTCGCCGCCGGCGCGTTCGCCATCGGCACGAGCGGGTACATCGTCTCCGGCGTGCTGCCCGCCGTGAGCGAGGAACTGCACGTCTCGCACGCCACCGCCGGGCAGCTGCTCACCGCGTTCGCCATCGCCTACGCGATCTCGTCACCGATCCTCGCCGCCCTCACCGGCCGGTGGGAACGCCGCACGCTCCTCGTCGCGGCCCTCGTCGTCGCCGCCCTCGGCAACCTGCTCGCCGCGCTCGCGCCCAACTACCCGCTGCTCCTCGTCGCACGCATCGTCAGCGCGCTCGGAGCAGCCGTCTACACGCCGGCGGCAACCTTGGTCGCCACCGTCCTGTCCCCGCCGCGCCACCGCGGCCGAGCCGTCGCCCTGGTGTTCGGCGGCCTGACGTTCTCCCTGGTCCTGGGCGTGCCGGCGGGCAACCTGCTCGGCGGGCCCCTCGGTTACCAGGGCGTGTTCGCCCTCATCGCCGCCGTCTCCGCGGTCGCCGCCGTCGCGGTCCGCCTGTGGCTGCCCCGCGTCGACGCCCCGCCCGCCGTCGGCCTCCGGCAGCGCTTCGCCCCGGCCGCCGACCGGCGCGTGCTGATGGTCCTCGGCCTGACCGTGCTCGCGTGCCTGGCCGTGTTCAGCGTCTTCAACTACATCGCGCCGCTGCTGACCGAGACCGCGCACGTCGAAGGCGCCGCGATCGGCGTCCTGCTCGGCGCCTACGGCCTGGGTTCCGTGCTGGGCAACTGGGGCGCCGGTCGCCTCACCGACCGGTTCGACACCCGCAAGCTGCTCGTCGTGCTGTTCGGCTGCTTCACCGTCGTGCTGGCGACGCTGCCGCTCACCACGACCACCCCCGTCTCGGCCGGTGTCGCGCTGTTCGTCTGGGGCGCGCTCACGTGGTCGGCCAACCCGCCCATCCAGAGCTGGCTGATCGAGCTCGCGCCCGCCGACAGCGGCCTGCTGCTGTCGCTCAACGCGTCGGCGATCTACCTCGGCGTCGGCCTGTCCGGCGTCGTCGGCGGCCTGGTGATCAGCTGGTTCGGCCTGCTCCCGCTCGCGCCGATCGCCGCGTCGCTCGCCCTGGTCGCGCTGGTGGTGCTGATCTTCGCGCTCAAGCCGCGCCCCGCTCAGGAGCCGCCGAACGCGCTGGTGGTGACCTCGCCCGCGCCGGGTTCCGCCGCCAGGCAGTGGAAGTAG
- a CDS encoding serine/threonine-protein kinase, producing the protein MQLPGLTHLTPLGQGGFATVYRARQVQLDREVAVKVDNRVLRTERDRRRFLREAHAAARLSGHPHVVSVHDANFTPQGTPYLVMELCTGGSLADVVRRDGPLPAARVRELGVQLADALAAAHAEGVLHRDIKPGNILLDRYGTVKLADFGLAALLDAEGSSTVTRDALSPGYAPPEAFAMAQPTAAADVYALAATLYDLLAGKPPRPVPWPVESFDHLGEVLRSPVPRVPGVPPDLHDTLVRALDPDATRRTPTAARLRDELSQVPRQVPGHEHRYYNASYTPPPTKKPWALVGGAAVLAVVVAAGTWWWATRTQDAVGSPGTATTTTSAQETAPPPRLDRCGTGFCVAEPTCYHGINNFGGQAATARRAGDCSVEHFWEAFGGGWLSGAMPQVTSDALVQAPEVADVCTAEAMEANTRPTVDTSTWRITAVAFADGDRNYFHCLAAEPGAGEVTTSAFGGS; encoded by the coding sequence GTGCAGTTGCCGGGTCTCACCCATCTCACGCCGTTGGGCCAGGGCGGTTTCGCCACGGTCTACCGCGCCCGCCAGGTCCAGCTGGACCGCGAGGTCGCGGTCAAGGTCGACAACCGGGTGCTGCGGACCGAACGGGACCGGCGGCGGTTCCTGCGCGAGGCGCACGCGGCGGCGCGGCTGTCCGGGCACCCGCACGTGGTGTCGGTGCACGACGCGAACTTCACCCCGCAGGGCACGCCCTACCTGGTCATGGAACTGTGCACGGGCGGGTCGCTGGCCGACGTGGTCCGGCGTGACGGGCCCCTGCCCGCGGCACGGGTGCGCGAGCTGGGCGTCCAACTGGCGGACGCGTTGGCGGCGGCCCACGCGGAAGGCGTGCTGCACCGCGACATCAAGCCGGGCAACATCCTGCTCGACCGCTACGGCACGGTGAAGCTGGCCGACTTCGGGCTGGCGGCGCTGCTGGACGCCGAGGGGTCCAGCACGGTCACGAGGGACGCGTTGAGCCCCGGCTACGCGCCGCCCGAGGCGTTCGCGATGGCCCAGCCGACGGCGGCGGCGGACGTGTACGCGTTGGCGGCCACGCTGTACGACCTGCTCGCGGGCAAGCCGCCGCGGCCGGTGCCCTGGCCGGTCGAGTCGTTCGACCACCTCGGCGAGGTGCTGCGGTCACCGGTGCCGCGGGTCCCGGGCGTGCCGCCGGACCTGCACGACACGCTGGTGCGGGCGTTGGACCCCGACGCCACCCGGCGGACGCCCACCGCGGCCCGGTTGCGGGACGAGCTCAGCCAGGTGCCGCGGCAGGTGCCGGGCCACGAGCACCGGTACTACAACGCCTCCTACACGCCCCCGCCCACCAAGAAGCCGTGGGCGCTGGTGGGCGGTGCGGCGGTGCTGGCGGTGGTCGTCGCGGCCGGCACCTGGTGGTGGGCGACGCGCACCCAGGACGCCGTGGGCAGTCCCGGGACCGCCACGACCACCACCAGCGCGCAGGAGACCGCCCCACCGCCCCGGCTCGACCGGTGCGGGACGGGTTTCTGCGTCGCGGAACCCACCTGCTACCACGGCATCAACAACTTCGGTGGTCAGGCGGCGACCGCCCGCCGTGCCGGGGACTGCTCGGTCGAGCACTTCTGGGAGGCGTTCGGCGGCGGCTGGCTCTCCGGGGCCATGCCCCAGGTCACCAGTGACGCCCTCGTGCAGGCCCCCGAGGTCGCCGACGTGTGCACGGCCGAGGCCATGGAGGCCAACACCCGCCCGACCGTGGACACGTCGACGTGGAGGATCACCGCCGTCGCGTTCGCCGACGGCGACCGGAACTACTTCCACTGCCTGGCGGCGGAACCCGGCGCGGGCGAGGTCACCACCAGCGCGTTCGGCGGCTCCTGA
- a CDS encoding bacteriophage spanin2 family protein — protein MRAGRPVATLLLAMGLAAAVSGCEAVQQASDTANQVGQAADKAQLCIEALKLAGFTPDATDPQKALEETQKKAEELNALAAKAGDTTLQDAITGVSDTMSKVTLEDLNPANIATWSQEKLDQVAKLSNACA, from the coding sequence ATGCGCGCAGGTCGTCCGGTAGCCACCCTCCTGCTGGCGATGGGGCTCGCTGCGGCGGTCTCCGGCTGCGAGGCCGTGCAGCAGGCCTCGGACACGGCCAACCAGGTCGGCCAGGCCGCGGACAAGGCGCAGCTGTGCATCGAAGCGCTGAAGCTGGCGGGCTTCACGCCCGACGCGACCGACCCCCAGAAGGCGCTGGAGGAGACCCAGAAGAAGGCCGAGGAGCTGAACGCGCTGGCCGCGAAGGCCGGCGACACCACGCTCCAGGACGCCATCACCGGGGTCTCGGACACCATGAGCAAGGTGACGCTGGAGGACCTGAACCCGGCCAACATCGCGACCTGGTCGCAGGAGAAGCTGGACCAGGTGGCCAAGCTGTCCAACGCCTGCGCCTGA
- a CDS encoding ABC transporter ATP-binding protein — MIEVRDLRREFTVTTKVGRFRRERRVVRAVDDVAFDVAAGEAVGYVGPNGAGKSTTIKMLTGILVPTSGHVRVCGVEPSRGRRDLARRIGVVFGQRSQLWWDLPLRDSFELLRAIYRVPGGDYASRLRECVELLELGAFLDTPVRQLSLGQRMRGEVTASLLHGPELLVLDEPTIGLDLESKERLREFLADLNAQRGTTLLLTTHDLDDIERLCPRLVVIDRGTVLADGPLEALRAEVAPERVLVVDLEKPAELAGLPGVTSSRAELNGLRHHLTFSRADTTAAALISAVAARAEVHDLVVVEPEIDDVVRRLYARR; from the coding sequence ATGATCGAGGTGCGCGACCTGCGGCGCGAGTTCACCGTGACGACCAAGGTGGGGCGGTTCCGCCGGGAACGCCGGGTCGTGCGGGCCGTCGACGACGTGGCGTTCGACGTGGCGGCGGGTGAGGCGGTCGGCTACGTCGGGCCCAACGGCGCGGGCAAGTCGACCACCATCAAGATGCTCACCGGGATCCTCGTGCCGACGTCCGGGCACGTGCGGGTGTGCGGGGTGGAGCCCTCCCGCGGCCGGCGGGACCTGGCGCGGCGGATCGGCGTGGTGTTCGGGCAGCGCAGCCAGCTCTGGTGGGACCTGCCGCTGCGGGACAGCTTCGAGCTGCTGCGGGCGATCTACCGGGTGCCGGGGGGCGACTACGCGAGCCGGTTGCGCGAGTGCGTCGAGCTGCTGGAGCTGGGCGCTTTCCTGGACACGCCGGTCCGGCAGCTGTCACTGGGGCAGCGGATGCGCGGCGAGGTCACGGCGTCCCTGTTGCACGGGCCGGAGCTGCTGGTGCTGGACGAGCCGACGATCGGGCTGGACCTGGAGTCCAAGGAACGGCTGCGGGAGTTCCTGGCCGACCTGAACGCGCAGCGCGGCACCACGCTCCTGCTCACCACGCACGACTTGGACGACATCGAGCGGCTGTGCCCCCGGTTGGTGGTGATCGACCGCGGCACGGTGCTCGCGGATGGGCCGCTGGAGGCGTTGCGCGCGGAGGTCGCGCCGGAGCGGGTGCTGGTGGTCGACCTGGAAAAACCGGCGGAACTGGCCGGGTTGCCCGGCGTCACGTCGAGCCGCGCGGAGCTGAACGGGTTGCGACACCACCTCACGTTCAGCCGGGCCGACACGACCGCCGCGGCGCTGATCTCCGCCGTGGCCGCCAGGGCGGAGGTGCACGACCTGGTGGTTGTCGAGCCGGAAATCGACGACGTGGTGCGTCGGCTGTACGCGCGTCGGTAG
- a CDS encoding TetR/AcrR family transcriptional regulator codes for MVNVRRERYREETKSEAKRIALEQLADQGIAGISVNAIAKRMGVTGPALYRYFKGRDELLNDLIRDAWHDLAVAVEAAVAASTDASPPDRVRAFAGAFRTWAVTEPHRYLLLFGTPLPGYHAPEDTVLLAHRTMSALLGVLPHEDGAAAGPSTLDDQLVAWAGSRGEGNVPPAVLLTAMRAFTRLHGVLSLEVSGQFGPMGVDPALLYRAEVESLILGDSEARGSTRLSGPG; via the coding sequence ATGGTCAACGTCCGCCGGGAGCGGTACCGCGAGGAGACGAAGTCGGAGGCCAAGCGCATCGCGCTGGAGCAGTTGGCGGACCAGGGGATCGCCGGGATCTCGGTCAACGCCATCGCCAAGCGCATGGGCGTGACGGGTCCCGCGCTCTACCGGTACTTCAAGGGGCGCGACGAGCTGCTCAACGACCTGATCCGCGACGCGTGGCACGACCTGGCGGTCGCGGTGGAGGCGGCGGTGGCGGCGTCGACCGACGCGTCACCACCCGATCGGGTGCGTGCGTTCGCGGGGGCGTTCCGGACGTGGGCCGTCACCGAGCCGCACCGCTACCTGCTGCTGTTCGGCACGCCGCTGCCGGGGTACCACGCGCCGGAGGACACGGTGCTGCTCGCGCATCGCACCATGAGCGCGCTGCTCGGCGTCCTGCCGCACGAGGACGGGGCCGCGGCCGGGCCGTCCACGCTGGACGACCAGCTCGTGGCCTGGGCGGGCTCGCGCGGCGAGGGGAACGTGCCCCCCGCCGTGCTGCTCACCGCCATGCGTGCGTTCACCAGGCTGCACGGCGTGCTCAGCCTGGAGGTCTCGGGCCAGTTCGGGCCGATGGGGGTCGACCCGGCGCTGCTCTACCGCGCCGAGGTCGAGTCCTTGATCCTGGGTGACTCGGAGGCCCGCGGCTCGACCAGGCTGTCGGGGCCGGGGTAG
- a CDS encoding ArsR/SmtB family transcription factor, protein MGVMTTLLAHPERDEIRIASVLHALADPVRLRIVRALAEHEEGLSCGVLPLGVTASTLTHHVRTLREAGVVRVRPQGTSRISALRRDDLDALFPGLLDGVLAAKR, encoded by the coding sequence ATGGGCGTCATGACCACGTTGCTCGCCCACCCGGAGCGGGACGAGATCCGGATCGCGTCGGTGCTGCACGCGCTGGCCGACCCGGTCCGGCTCCGGATCGTGCGCGCGTTGGCGGAGCACGAGGAGGGCCTCTCGTGCGGCGTGCTGCCGCTGGGCGTCACGGCGTCCACGCTGACGCACCACGTGCGGACGTTGCGGGAGGCGGGTGTGGTGCGCGTTCGGCCGCAGGGGACGTCGCGGATCAGTGCGTTGCGGAGGGATGACTTGGACGCGTTGTTCCCGGGATTGCTGGACGGCGTGCTGGCGGCGAAGCGGTGA
- a CDS encoding ABC transporter permease: MAESVYLKLVGARLRGQMSYRASFVLQCVAQAVNQLAELAIILVLFNRVSALGGFSVREVVLMYAIAGTAFGIADMVAGQLDELPTYIRTGTFDVLLLRPLGTLAQMMASDLHLRKVGRIVAGLGAMAYALSHNDIAWSAGTIALVVVAPIGGAVIFSSIWVAANAVCFWVVDGQELANTVTYGSNAFTSYPATVYGPWLRRFFAFVIPGAFVAYYPSLALLDRPDPLGGPAFLGWVSPLVAAAAAVVAGLVWRTAVRHYRGTGS; encoded by the coding sequence GTGGCTGAGAGCGTCTACCTGAAACTCGTGGGCGCGAGGTTGCGCGGCCAGATGTCCTACCGGGCCTCGTTCGTGCTGCAGTGCGTCGCGCAGGCCGTCAACCAGCTCGCCGAGCTGGCGATCATCCTGGTGCTGTTCAACCGGGTCAGCGCGCTGGGCGGGTTCTCGGTCCGCGAGGTCGTGCTGATGTACGCGATCGCGGGCACGGCGTTCGGGATCGCGGACATGGTGGCCGGGCAGCTGGACGAGCTGCCGACCTACATCCGCACGGGCACGTTCGACGTGCTCCTGCTGCGGCCACTGGGGACGTTGGCCCAGATGATGGCGTCCGACCTGCACCTGCGGAAGGTGGGCCGGATCGTCGCCGGGCTCGGCGCGATGGCGTACGCGTTGAGCCACAACGACATCGCGTGGTCGGCGGGCACCATCGCCCTCGTCGTGGTGGCACCCATCGGCGGTGCGGTGATCTTCTCGTCCATCTGGGTGGCGGCCAACGCGGTGTGCTTCTGGGTGGTGGACGGCCAGGAACTGGCCAACACGGTCACCTACGGCAGCAACGCGTTCACGTCCTACCCCGCCACGGTGTACGGGCCGTGGCTGCGGCGGTTCTTCGCGTTCGTCATCCCCGGCGCGTTCGTCGCCTACTACCCCAGCCTCGCGCTGCTGGACCGGCCGGACCCGCTGGGCGGTCCCGCGTTCCTGGGGTGGGTCTCACCGCTCGTCGCCGCCGCGGCGGCCGTCGTCGCCGGCCTGGTCTGGCGCACGGCCGTGCGGCACTACCGAGGGACCGGATCATGA
- a CDS encoding DUF1918 domain-containing protein: protein MHATVGDRLHIHSRAVGLDETVGEILEVRGPEGAPPYRVRFSDGHEGLVYPGPDSLVEPRASESPRIKDSTSAR from the coding sequence ATGCACGCGACAGTAGGCGACCGGTTGCACATCCACAGCCGCGCGGTGGGTCTCGACGAGACGGTCGGCGAGATCCTCGAAGTGCGCGGCCCGGAAGGTGCGCCCCCGTATCGGGTCCGCTTCTCCGACGGCCACGAAGGGCTGGTCTACCCCGGCCCCGACAGCCTGGTCGAGCCGCGGGCCTCCGAGTCACCCAGGATCAAGGACTCGACCTCGGCGCGGTAG
- a CDS encoding ABC transporter permease — MRAYVSLALAGFRRYSTYRQAMVAGMATNVAFGLLRLAVLVAAVGQGPIAGYDVAATATYVWLGQGLMAVVVLWGDKQLAERVRSGDVVVDLYRPWHLQMALFAEDVGRAGYAVVVRLAPPVAFGALLFPFRWPSIGTVPVFAVSVALALAVSFGMRFLLNATTFWLLDNRGVQALYTALTWLFCGLAVPLSFFPDWALPIVWSTPFAAMLQAPVDVFLERGSPWPFLAGQAFWAVAVLVAGHLVLNRAVRKVVVQGG, encoded by the coding sequence GTGCGCGCTTACGTCTCGCTAGCGCTGGCCGGATTCCGCAGGTACTCCACCTACCGACAGGCGATGGTCGCCGGAATGGCGACGAACGTCGCCTTCGGCCTGCTCAGGCTGGCCGTGCTGGTCGCGGCCGTGGGGCAGGGCCCGATCGCGGGCTACGACGTCGCCGCGACCGCCACCTACGTCTGGCTCGGACAAGGGCTCATGGCCGTTGTCGTGCTCTGGGGCGACAAGCAGTTGGCCGAACGGGTGCGCAGCGGGGACGTCGTGGTCGACCTCTACCGGCCTTGGCACCTCCAGATGGCGTTGTTCGCCGAGGACGTGGGACGCGCCGGCTATGCCGTGGTGGTGCGGCTGGCTCCCCCGGTCGCGTTCGGCGCGTTGCTCTTCCCCTTCCGCTGGCCCTCGATCGGCACCGTTCCGGTGTTCGCGGTCAGCGTGGCGCTCGCGTTGGCGGTGAGCTTCGGCATGAGGTTCCTGCTCAACGCGACCACGTTCTGGCTCTTGGACAACCGCGGTGTCCAAGCGCTCTACACGGCGCTCACGTGGCTGTTCTGCGGCTTGGCCGTGCCGCTGTCGTTCTTCCCCGACTGGGCGCTGCCAATCGTGTGGTCGACCCCGTTCGCGGCCATGCTGCAAGCGCCCGTCGACGTCTTCCTCGAACGCGGATCGCCGTGGCCGTTCCTGGCGGGGCAGGCGTTCTGGGCGGTCGCCGTGCTGGTCGCGGGGCACCTCGTGCTGAACCGCGCGGTGCGCAAGGTGGTGGTCCAGGGTGGCTGA